The genomic segment gcgcacacacacacacacacacaaactaaTGTAACATCTTTTTGTTAAACTTTTTGTCATTTTCAGTTTTGTGATTTCTTACAATGAATTTTTAAATAGTAAGAGttgtataattatttaaaatttcaaaaattaggaTTAAAGATAAAGAAATATTTTAGTAATTCTAAAAATTATGGAAAGTAGATATGATAGTTATAAAGGAATGTATAAAGCTACCgaaatatatttttatcaaataaaaatattttttatagggTACTTTtggtattttcaaaaatcatcgATACACAAATGTAGTTATCATAAGCTCATCAATCTTAATAATAACAATACATCGATGAACGCATTGCGTACttatacaatattttttatcatttatttgatttatatttaaatgatagtcaaaatgtaattataagaaatagtcATATTACATTGCAATTATGATATAAAACAATTTTGGTGAATTTGTCCATAATGGAGGGAAAAAATGAATATACATATTTTGATGTCATTCCTTGACGGTTTCTATCATGTGATCGACTTTTataaaatagaataaaataataataataataataatatatgcaCGGTATAGTATTTTATATAAGAAAAGTCTAttactcgttttcttaaaacgtgctataaattttttttctctttttaatTTCCATAATtcgaaatatacatatatacacttTAAAATATCTTGACACCATGTTTAAAATAAGACAACCAACTAACATTGGAAAATCAAAGGAAAATAGTTTGAAACATCAAATCGTcaaatgttttaccaaacctaaaaacattatttgaaaagtatatgtTGCAAATTCGGGTTTCTTTTTTTTACATTAAGAATATTTGTGCCTAAATGTGAAACCGAAAAAAGAGCGGTCTCACGAgtatattttgtgagatgaatatcttattgggtcattcatgaaaaaatattattttttatgctaagagtattactttttattgcgaatatcggtagggttgacacatttcacagataaaaattaaaGAGACCtactcgaaaaaaaaaaaaaaaaattggtcctGCAGTACCAATATTGGTCCTGCGGTACGTGCTAGTACTGTATCGCCTTAGTCGAAACTTGCAGTGATTAACTGTCTAATGGATTATACCTAGGACTTGGATGATATAGACAAAAAAGTTTCCTGAATTAGTCCAAAAAAGCAGTCTCCTTGCTTCCTGATTTTATCAAAATAGAAGAAACCAAAATTTGTCATATCCAATCACATAATTAACAGTAGTTTAATGCTACCGTAAGTTGACATTTAATCGGGGAGAGAAAATTATTGAAGATGATTATATAAACATTCAAGTAATTATTCAAACGCTCGTATTTAATAAATTCAATCATTAATTACATAAATATAACATTCCGACgataatatcaataaaataCAAGTGTGTCATTAAATTAGTACTAATCAAATGCGCACCGATTACTTgaacaattaaataattaaagaggaGTGTGGGCAGCaccaaaaaagaaaaataaaataaattgactTATAAACTCTATAGTACTAAATGTAAGTCATCACCTCAACAAACAATGATGGGATAACTAATCCATGTACTCAGCAAAATGATTACTTattaattcattattcaaagtcaATCCTACGATAAATATATGGATTAAAAATAAGGTTTTCTCTTTCGTTTGTTccaagaaataaataaataaaatgggattatatataatataataaaccCATCGACAAACTTATGAATGGTCAGCCGCAGCAGTTGTCAAAGACCTGTGGACTTGGTAATTAGTGAGTATATACTAATCATGCAGAAGTCATTAAATTTGAACGATGCTTAATGCTTACGCCTCAGGAAACCTTcaactttttattatttttttggtgATAAGACTGTTTTCATTAATTAAATCGCCAAGTTACGTTGTTGGAGAATATATTTTGGTAATTGCCGAACTGAATCGGGAGTCGATTGTCGATTCCTTGGATGGAAGCAATTGTTGATCCAGTGCTtctgtttgtttgtttgtttttcttCTCTATTATCTGCATAAGCACCAAATTACCTTTTCACATTCGACACACTTTTAACAAttgtttattatttataataattgatttcctCAAATCTTTTGACTAGCTCCCCAAGTCCACTAGCAACTTGGACATGTTTATCGCCATATGCAATATTCCTAGCTACCACTTGGActtcaatatatataataatctgACTAGGAAATAAAAATAACTCGAATCATTTGTTCTTTTTTCATCAATCACAATGAAGTAGAATTCCGTTTTCAGATTGTGTGAGCATACAATACAGTTATGCGAATGGATGAGAAAACAGTATGGGTTGTGGGGATATTTCTTACGACTATCTCATTATGTTGGTGGTCTTCTCCACTTGCCTATGGACAAGTTACTGATCCAAATGAAGGTTATCATGATTTGTTTTGCTCTGATTGTCTTTGCCATTGTATTCTAGTTAACTTCATATAAACTAAGCCTGCCTCTGATCCGCTGCAGTGACTGCGTTACTGGGAGTTCGTCGTAAATTGAACGACAACTTCAAGTATCTAAATTGGAGCCAGAAGCACGATCCATGTAACTCACATTGGACTGGGGTGAAATGCTTTCTTAATCAAACTGATGGTTTCATGCACGTCCAAGAACTGTACGtggttaattttattttcttcttgATTTTTTATCCCTTTAATTAGTTACTATATATCAACTTTGAAACTGTTCTACTTTCAAGGATCTCTTGTAACAATTTTCACGTTACTGCTTAACTATATCAGGTTTAAAATGTTAATGACTGATTACATTTTTTAGGCTAATTTTATGATTGCGtgtaattttaataataagaaaatcggcacataaaaaaagataaaaaaagagTTATGCGTGTTTATATTTGAGTTTTTGATAATAGGTTTCGTTACCCTCCCTCTGATCTCCCGAATATGTAACTTTCAGGCGATTGATGAGAATGAATCTCTCTGGAACATTAGCTCCAGAGCTTGGGCTGCTACTGAATACAAAAATTTTGTTAGTCCGTTCTCCACCACTTGTATTTGTTTGTTTTATGTTCTTAATAAATTGTTTGTGCCTAGCTAGCACCGTTCACTCATCAGTGCTAAATTCATTGACATTACAAGCGATGTTTGCATGTACCAGGGACTTCATGTGGAACAATATTAGAGGAAGCATACCAAAGGAGATTGGCAATATTAAGGCACTACAGCTCCTGTATGtttgatttcaaatttcatGTATCTTTGATTGTCCATCCTTCAGTAAAAATGAACTCCCAAAACTTAAAGCTAGCAACCCGCCAATTGTTCTCCAGTTTACAATACACAAGAATTAAAGAACCAACCACGTTCTGATTCCGGCCCCTGCCccagaaagaaaattttaaaaaagatgTAGATGAGACGTACGAGACCATGATAATTTGAAACTACGCAAGCTAGTTCCTCTTCACATCATTTAGACGTCGATCCAGCCAAAACAGTActattataaattcaatatgCGTGTTTCCGTGGCTTTTCTTAATTATGATGAATCCCTTTTTattgcattttattttatttttagccCAAGAGACATGATACAACTAATGTCTGCATTTTAGGCTTCTAAGTGGGAATCAAATATCTGGTCCTTTACCAGATGAACTTGGTTATCTTCCCAACTTGACAAAGTTTCAGTTAGACTTGAACTTTATATCTGGACCTATCCCCAAGTCATTTGCAAATTTGGACAAAGTTCAGCATTTGTAAGTATATTTTCTTATTCAACTCAGAGGATGTGATTTTGTAACATGCCTACTCTCCACACTTACCGCTATAGGTGACTTGTTTAGCCACATGAACGACAATAATTTCAGCGGTCAGCTTCCACAAGAGCTTTCTACGCTTCCTCTACTAAAACACGTGTAAGCCCTTCACACATTTCATCCATTCTATCCATATATATCATTAGATACATGCTTACAGATTGATTTTGTGGGTTATGATGTTGACAGCCTGCTAGATAATAACAATCTATCTGGGTATCTTCCGCCGCAGTTTGCACTAATGCGTAGCCTCACGATTCTGTATGTCATCTTCTGCTTCTGATATACAGAGCAGCATGACCTAATTAATTTCTTATTGacttcaaatttttattttattgcagtCAACTTGATAATAACAACTTTGCTGGAAGCGTGATTCCAGATTCTTATAGCAACATGACCAAGCTCAGGAAGTTGTATGTCCtttcctttaaaaaaaaaaaacaaatcattatcatgaaattttttgatgaaatcaTGCCCTTAAGTGTGCTTGCATCACTAGCTCGTTCATCCTGAATGTAGATGTTATTTTGCTATTCTGATACATGGAAAATTTCAATAAACATCTTAGTTTCAAATTTTAGtttgaatcattttatttgcaattttagtctttttttaAACGTGGGAGTGCTATCATAGTGTCAAATACGTCGACAATAGTCAGTGTCATATTAACACTCCCACAaaaaaaaatgactaaaattgcaaaaaaaatatatatatatagcagaTTAAGACTGAATTTTGATTACTTAAATGACAAAAATCACAATGAAGCAAacataaaattatgatatttcctTTTGATACAGGTGAGTTTGCAAATAGatcattatatttatttcttcatATATAAAAACCTGTTAACCGGAATCAATGCATTCTTGAAGTGGCGCAGCAAACCAATCTCTACTTGCCAAGGTTATACAATATTATTACCCGGCCTCACTGAAAAGGTCTTGCtaatttcatttcattttaacAGGAGTCTAAGGAACTGTAGTCTGCAAGGAACAATACCTGATCTTACCGCCATGAGAAATCTTCTTTACTTGTACGTCTGTAAGTTTCCCTTAGAAATAATACTTTTGAATAGAAGTCTCTGTATTTGCTGCATGCATGGAGGAGTTATAAAGATTTATGTATTGTTGAGTACCATGGAATACAGTATAATAAACTAAGCTTCAAATCTATGATGAAATTGTAATATATACTTGGTAAGAAAAAAAACTACATGCATATGGTACATTAAATGAGCATGTGACATTAGCCTTCCCGCCATATGAATGAAATCGCAATTGTCTTGTGTTTCCAAGAAATTCGCTTTACACCAATATAATGTGCATCTCGTTGTGTTTTTCCTGTTATCAATTGATCTAGCCTAGTCACTATTAATGTAGCCAATTAGGTTGTTTACATTTTATTTAGCACATTTGATGTCATCTACTCTTGTTCCTTGCATATAACGTACGTATACTATTCGCTTGGCAGCAACAAAATGACTTTGAATCGGACAGATACCGCAAAAAATTACTATTTTCTTCATGTAGATCACGATCTTTCTAATTTTGGTGCTCTAGAATATTAGCCTTCACTTAAAAAGTTTGTTCCAAGTTTTGATTGCTAAATCAGCTTATTCATTTCACGTGTGCTTCTAAAGAACTCATGAATTCATCTAAACAACAATTTTCTTAAATTTTGCTGATAAGCTCTTCAACACTTTTTCTACAATCTTTCTATCTTCTTCAATATGACCATACTATCAAATTTGATTGATCACTATAGATATTCTAGAAAAgaatttttgtcatttttttttccttttatggCAAGATTACAAAATCTCGTCAAACTGAAGTAACCTTTTCGTAGCCTCCAAAATGTTTCTTCAGAGATTTTCCAAGCACTTTTGTGAAGTTTTGACGTGCATAATTGGGGGAAGAATCTCAATTTTGGTCTTGAAAATGTCTATTTCTCATCTGTAGTcataaaaatttttaatttgaatatttaatcTAGCAAGTTCCATTTATTTTCACTCTTAGTCATTTTTCACCTGAATGTCTACGTGGTGTCGAACATGTCCACGTTGGCAACATGTAGTGTTCCAAAGATGATAACTTCTTAAGTTTGCAAGTCATACGTTACATATTTGTCCACCATGAATAAGCCAACTTAGACTACTCCATATCGAAGAAATTTTATATATACCATGATTTAACCGACTTGGAGCATTGCGGTTGAGAAGCTTTTTCAATCTCAAATATTAATTTGATTGGATAAGATTACCAGTTCTTCAAATTATTGAAAATCTTTACCATCTTATAAGAAAAAACACGAAAacctcaaaaaaaaatttatttctattAAAATTCAAGATAATTGGTCATATGATCTATAGTCCCTTTAGTGCCTCTAGTTTCATGGTGTTTATTTTACAGGGATCTTAGCATTAATAAACTTACTGGAGAGATACCCTCAAATAGGCTATCGGATGGTATCACTACCATGTGAGTAACTCCTAAATGCTCCCTCTTGATGTGAGTGACTAGCTAATTTGTGACACAACCTTTTATATTTTCAGTATTCTGTCCAAGAACGAGCTTAATGGGTCGATTTCTTCCAATTTATCTGGGTTTTCCAATCTCCAGACATTGTAAGGAAATTATCTACTATGATTCTCCCAAAAGTATGTATGTAGCATTCATTTTCAAATGATGTTTATTCACATTATCTCTGATCATCTTGTTTTAATATAGGTATCTGGATCACAATTCTTTAAGTGGATCTCTGCCAACCACTATTTGGAAGAATATAACCTTCAGTTCAGAAACaagacttgatatgtatgtcaAAAAGCTTTCTGAGTCTTTAATTTCAATGTGGTTAATCGAAAACTTTGACAtggtatatatgtatgtgttaaATTCCAGCCCCAAATGAGTTGTGTCATGCCCATGTATTCATCTAGACAGTCACTCTCTTAAGTTTCACCATCTCTAAGGTTTCCCTGCTACTACATAAAAAATCCTACATTAACCTTATCTAGTTTTAATTTGTTGTTTCTTGCAGAAATTTTGAAGATAATTTACTGTCCGATATTTCAGGCATCCTTGATGTTCCTTCAAACGTTACACTTCGGTATGTCTAATTCGTGCTCAAATATTTATGTTACGTGAGGATCAGTTCCTCCTATGAACAGTAATTGCATTATGTTTTATGAGCAAGGGTACGGAGCAATATCATAGCTCTTATCTAGATTAAACCAAGACAAAACATTTTACCCAACAGATATAACATTGTTctccaaatatataattttttaactaCAATTTAACTTGGGTGGATAATCACCTACACCTACCATATTGCGAAGCTTAGTAGTTTAACTCAGTTGTTAAGCCAACTTGACTGTCTCAAGTTTCTCCTTGAACAAATTTCATTTGAAATTAGAGGATAGCTCAAAATTTGGTATGTTTGTTTTGTTCCCTGTTTCTTTTGACTGATGACTCCACAATCAAATTTTAGGCTTAATGGAAATCCTGTTTGTGATATTGCAAACAAACAAAACATCAGCCTGTTTTGTGGACCTGGTTATGGAACTGATGCAAAGACAGAGTACTTGAAGAAGCCAGTGTTAACTTGTAAACCCGAGGATTGTCCCAATTACTATAAATATGCACCAACTTTACCAAATAAATGCTTCTGTGCAGCACCTTTTGGTGTCGAACTACAACTCAGAAGTCCTAGCATATCCATTTTCCTTCCATATCGTGAACAATTCCATTACTTCATAGCATCTAATGTGTATCCAAAACCAAATCGAACATTGCATCAGTACCAGCTTTATGTTGAATCCGTCCAGTGGGAACCAGGTCCAAGGCTAAGAATTTCCCTGCTCTTCTTTCCCGAGGACACCAATGATTCTAATATATACGCCTTTAGTTCAGATGAGATTCTAGCAATAGCAGAGACATTTGCGACCTTCACCATACCGGGAAACGACACATTCGGCCCTTATGATTTACTTGGTTTCACTGCCGAGGGTCCTTATTCTGATGGTAAGTAGTTTTTGAAAGTTAAAGCATTTTTTATTTACCTTGGTTGTGTGACTTCAGAATCAACATAACTGACTGAAAAGGCGAGGGGTGACAATTTAGATTTTCTGTAACCTGACCatatattttcaatattttgatatactgataactctttggagtacagtgttACTTCCTTCTCTTAGCCGTGGGGGCCTACGTAAAGGAGTGTTGGCTGGAATTGTGGTGGGATCTATATTGGGTGCAAGTGTCGTGCTTGTGGGCATACTGCTTGTCTATCGAAAACTGCATCCTAGGATGCAAGTCGAAGTTGGCAAAAAGGAACCACGTGAGTCTACTTTTACCTTCGTTACAACCATATTCCCTCCAACATTTGCGGTTACTATTACGATCCTTTAAAATGAGCAGTATTAGTTCTGGATTTGAGGAAGTCCCAAGTTCTCAATGAAACTGCAATGCTCATTGTTCCAGTTCATCTTAAATACCTGgaaacataattaatatttGTATGCAGATCCAAAACTTCCAATGAAAATGGATGGGATTAAGGCGTTTAGTTTCGAGGATTTGCAAATGGCAACAAATAGTTTTAGCGTTAGTGCTCAAATTGGTCAAGGAGGGTACGGAAAGGTCTACAAAGGGGCTTTAGCAGATAGTGCAGTTGTGGCAATAAAGCGTGCACAACAAGGTTCCTTACAAGGTGATAAAGAATTTTACACTGAAATCGAAATGCTTTCACGATTACATCATCGAAATCTTGTTTCTCTGGTTGGATATTGCGATGAAAAAGAAGAGCAGGTAAGACTCAATATCACCGCTATTCGGtccaatatatatatcttgGTACACTCTCAGTTTTCACATACCATGATACATATTCTGAGTCTGTTGTCCTTTTCAGATGTTAGTGTATGAGTTCATGCCCAATGGCTCGTTACATGACCTACTATCTGGTAACTGATTTTTGGTACACTTAGTTGATTCTCTTTAGTGCTTTTCATCTTGCGTTTTATAGGGCTTTGATTTATGTTGATGTTTTAATCACAGtatgtataaaaaaaatcagaCGAGAATGAGTAATTATCATGTATGAAATTTCTTGAAAGTTGtagttaattaattgttttgttAACAGCTAAATACAGAAAACCTCTCGGTTTTGGGACAAGATTGCACATTGCTTTAGGTGCTTCCAGGGGCATTCTATACCTTCATACGGAAGCTGATCCACCTATTATTCACCGTGATATCAAGGCAAACAATATATTGTTGGATTCCAAGTTGACTGCCAAAGTATCTGATTTCGGGATTTCAAGGCTTGCGCCTGTGTCAGCTGCTGAAGGAGATACAACTGCACATATATCCACCAACGTTAAAGGAACACCAGTAAGACAAATAGAAAAACAATTTCCGGATTCGACTTAACTTTCGAAATTCTCAAATACATAATTGTGAAACAAAAAACCATGGTAACCATGGTACATTTCAGAAATCATAAATTCAAGATATTGTAGCACAAATGCTTCTTTtcaacaatattattttttaataacatGTGATTGGCTCTTGATTTTGAAAGTAAGTTTACACATATTGAGTAGAACAAACTATGGAGCAATTTTGTTTTACTGGAGTGATGTTCCTGTAGAATCTCATGTCTTGAGGCTTTGATAACTGGAGTGATGTTCCTGTAGAATCTCATGTCTTGAGGCTTTGATAACTGTCGGACGCTTAAAAGATGCATCGGTTTACAACTCTAGTACGGTTAAAAGATGCATTAGTTCACAACTCTTGATGATTCCATAGAAAAACTGAAGTTTGATGTTGCAGGGTTATGTGGATCCAGAATACTTCCTGACCCACAAGTTGACGGAGAAAAGCGAT from the Primulina eburnea isolate SZY01 chromosome 3, ASM2296580v1, whole genome shotgun sequence genome contains:
- the LOC140826272 gene encoding probable LRR receptor-like serine/threonine-protein kinase At1g06840 — protein: MRMDEKTVWVVGIFLTTISLCWWSSPLAYGQVTDPNEVTALLGVRRKLNDNFKYLNWSQKHDPCNSHWTGVKCFLNQTDGFMHVQELRLMRMNLSGTLAPELGLLLNTKILDFMWNNIRGSIPKEIGNIKALQLLLLSGNQISGPLPDELGYLPNLTKFQLDLNFISGPIPKSFANLDKVQHFHMNDNNFSGQLPQELSTLPLLKHVLLDNNNLSGYLPPQFALMRSLTILQLDNNNFAGSVIPDSYSNMTKLRKLSLRNCSLQGTIPDLTAMRNLLYLDLSINKLTGEIPSNRLSDGITTIILSKNELNGSISSNLSGFSNLQTLYLDHNSLSGSLPTTIWKNITFSSETRLDINFEDNLLSDISGILDVPSNVTLRLNGNPVCDIANKQNISLFCGPGYGTDAKTEYLKKPVLTCKPEDCPNYYKYAPTLPNKCFCAAPFGVELQLRSPSISIFLPYREQFHYFIASNVYPKPNRTLHQYQLYVESVQWEPGPRLRISLLFFPEDTNDSNIYAFSSDEILAIAETFATFTIPGNDTFGPYDLLGFTAEGPYSDVLLPSLSRGGLRKGVLAGIVVGSILGASVVLVGILLVYRKLHPRMQVEVGKKEPHPKLPMKMDGIKAFSFEDLQMATNSFSVSAQIGQGGYGKVYKGALADSAVVAIKRAQQGSLQGDKEFYTEIEMLSRLHHRNLVSLVGYCDEKEEQMLVYEFMPNGSLHDLLSAKYRKPLGFGTRLHIALGASRGILYLHTEADPPIIHRDIKANNILLDSKLTAKVSDFGISRLAPVSAAEGDTTAHISTNVKGTPGYVDPEYFLTHKLTEKSDVYSLGIVFLELLTGMQPISHGRNIVREVNAACQSGMMFSIIDRSMGQYPSECVKKFMALALRCSLDETKERPLMLEIVRELENIFAMLPESDNTALELNLNMSSSGTSSTSIPTLSDRRSTYGTMDLIPGSDLVSGVISTIKPR